ATCGCGCCGGATGGCGCCGTCATCAAGCCGGGTGCGGCCGACCCGAAGCTGCACGTGCATACCGGCCGCGCAGTGGTGTTCAAGGACTACAACGACATGGCGGCGCGCATCGACGATGACGCGCTCGATATCGACGAGACCTGTGTGATCGTGCTGCAGCATGCGGGTCCGGTGGGCGCACCGGGCATGCCGGAGTGGGGCCAGTTGCCGATTCCGAAGAAGCTGCTGCAACAGGGCGTGCGCGACATGCTGCGCATCTCCGATGCACGGATGAGCGGTACGAGCTACGGTGCGTGCGTGCTGCACGTGGCGCCGGAATCGTTTATCGGCGGACCGTTCGCGCTGGTGCAGGACGGCGACATGATCGAACTCGACGTGCCGCAACGCAAACTCAATGTGCTGGTATCGGACGAGGAACTGGCGCGCCGCAAGGCCGCGTGGGTCGAACCGGCGCCGCGCTTTACGCGCGGTTACGGTGCGATGCATCAGGTACACGTGATGCAGGCCAACAAGGGTTGCGACTTCGACTTCCTGCAGCGCGACGGTGCGGCTGAGGCGGGCAGCGAGCCGGAAATTCACTGAGTGTTTTGCTCGGGGCGGCGGGACGTTTTTGGTCGCGTCCCGCCGCCGTTGGTTGCCTGGCGCCGCAGGCATCTAATACGTCATTGCGCATCAATGCATCGTCAAGACCCGATCCGATACACGCGTCCCGTCTGCGCGCCTTCTACGCTGCGCAGATACCCCTGCGCAGCGCGCTGGGCCGTCACCGGTTCGAAGCCGCGGAAATACGGCGCGTAGCCTCCCATCGATTCGGTCAGCACCGTCGGGCTCACCAGGTTGATGCGGATACCGCGCGGCAATTCGATCGCCGCTCCGCGCACAAAACCTTCCAGCGCGAGATTAACGGTAGTCGCGTTCGCGCCTTCCCGGATCGGCTCCTCGGCGAGGATGCCGCTGGTCAGCGTAAACGAGCCACCGTCATTGACGTACTGCTGCGCCGCGAGCACCACGTTGATCTGTCCCATCAGCTTGTCGCGTAAGCCGACCCAGAACTGTTCGATCGTCATCTCCGGCAGCGGGCCGAAATGTACCTTGCCCGTGGTGGTGACGACGCCATCCACCTTGCCGATTTCGCGGAACAGCTTTTCTATGCTCGCAGGATCCGTGCTGTCGACGCGATATTGGCCGCGCGTCGCACCCACTTCGATTACTTCATGGCGGGCCTTCAATTCGGCGCTCACTGCCTGGCCGAGTGTGCCGGTAGCGCCAATCACGACGATCTTTTTCATCTGCCACCCCTGAATGTTAAATGTGGGTTCGATTGTCGACGGGATAGGGAGCGGGAGTAAGAGGGCGCGGCTTGCAAGTGCTTAAACCTGCAGTTTCGAATCGTCTTGCGAAGCGGCATGTCGATGCAGCGACGCGTAGCGCCACGTCGTCATTCAAACGGTACGCGCTACGCGGATTCCCTCAGATCCGGGCGAAACAGGAAGAAAGTAAACGCTGCACCGCATGAGTCTCGTGACCTCATGCGGTGCAAAGGTCACTCCTTGGTCCTGCGCTGCAACTCGATGACGCGCGTAGGCCGCATATGGTTCAACGCGTAATGAATGCGCCCGCGGTCCTGACGGCTCCCCACCGGCCGCGGATCGTCGAACTGATGATCTTCATCGTAGGCGGACTGCGGCCCGACCATGCCCTTGTCGATCACCGTATAGCCCGGCTCTAACGCGAGCAGTAGGCGATTGCCGCCAACGCGGCTGTCGAAGCCGCCAAGACCGTCGCCTGCTTCCGGCACACTGTTCACCAGCGTGGCGTTGGTGGTTGTGACTTCGTCCGGTCCAATCGGGCTATGGCCCGCGAGACGCGCAGCTTCGAGATTCTTGCCGTCGGTGTCGACGGTGCTGTCGTGAGTGCGGTCGTTGTGCAACTCTGTGCTGCTCGGACCGCCGGTGCCGGGCTTACGGGTGGTGTCTGTGACATTGCTGTTCATTATGCTTTCTCCTTGAAGACAACATAGGTGAGTGCAGCAAAAGTTGTTCCGGGTCTTCCCTGAGTAGCGCTGCACGGTTCAGCTTGCACCAGGGCGGGCGTATGACATTCTTTTGATTTTTTTTTGACCAGCGCGTATTTTCTACAGAGTATGATCTTAATCCGACGAGTCAGCGCGGTTATTAAATCGACGGTTTTTACCGAGCCGTTTCAGCGTGACCAGAGAGAGACGGCGCTGCTCGAGCCAACTATATACGAGGCAATCAGGGGCGGTGACACATGCACTTCGATGCTGCATTCACACATCGCGGCTACTTGCTGAATTGCGAGCCGGCGCGCGCAGGAGATGGAACCTGGCAACCTTACGTGGTGATCTCCCGTTCGAGCGACGGCGAACTGGTGGCCAACCGTTTCTTCCCTACCGATTTCCGCTTTACCGATGAAGCCGCCGCGATCGCGCATGCGCGAGACTGGGCGGTGCGCTGGATCGACGCCAGCAGCGTCACCATATGACGCTGCTGGCCTGGATGCAGCGCCGCGCGAGCGGCGGCAAAACGCGGTAATCTCTGGGGACAATTCACTCTGAACCGTGCTCGCCGCACGGGCGCCGTCCTCACCATGTCAAACCGTCCTTCCCATAACTGGGGCCTCGAGCAGATCGTCGCAGACCTGCGCGAGTCGCGCGAGCAGTTGCACCGCACCCGCCACCCGCTCGGCATTCGCGACCTGCCCTCACGCGAGGCAGTGGGCAGTATCGTCACGGGCCTGCGCGCCGCGCTCTTTCCGACGCACTATGGTGCGCCCGACCTGACTGACGAGACTGTCGACTACTACGTTGGGCACACACTCGAAAGCACCTTGCGGCTGCTCGCCGAACAGATTCGCCGCGCCTTGCGATTCCTGCCGGAACACGCCGAGACACCGGAGACGGAGCTGGGCGAGCGCGCGTTCGAGGTGGCGCGTGAATTCGGCACGCAGTTGCCTGGTATCCGCGCGCTGCTGGTCAGCGACATTCAGGCCGCATTCACGGGCGACCCCGCTGCGCAGCACATTACCGAAATCCTGCTCTGCTATCCGGGCGTGTGGGCGATGACGCACCACCGCCTCGCGCACGCACTGCACCGGCTCGGTGTGCCGCTGCTGGCACGCTTTATCAACGAGATCGCACATTCGGCCACTGGCATTGATATCCACCCTGGCGCGCAGATCGGGCCGAGTTTTTTCATTGACCATGGCACGGGTGTGGTAATTGGCGAGACCGCTGTGATCGGCGAGCGCGTGCGGGTGTATCAAGCCGTGACGCTCGGCGCGAAAAGCTTCGCGGCGGATGTGGATGGCACGCTGGTCAAGGGCAATGCCCGCCATCCGGTCGTTGAAGATGATGTCGTGATCTACGCTGGCGCGACGATTCTCGGACGTGTGACGATTGGGCGAGGCTCGGTGATCGGCGGCAATGTCTGGTTGACGCATAGCGTGCCGCCGGGCAGCAGCGTCTCGCAGGGCAAGATCCGCGAAGGCGATCGCAAGGACGACGGGGGGCGTTGATGCCGACGCTCTTCCACGCCCGGAGGAGTTCGCCGTGACTGGCGGTCGCGTCTATATGCCCCGCTGCGCGATCGCCGGCGTAGAGGCGACGATTGCGGAAACGGCACATGCATTTCCACGACACTCGCACGACCGCTTCGGCGTTGGGGTGATCGTGCGAGGCGGACACCGCTCGGCGAGCGGGCGCGGTGTGGTGGAAGCGCGCATGAATGACGCGATCATGGTCAACCCTGGGGAAGTTCACGACGGCAGTCCGCTGGACGAGCGTGGCCGCGCATGGCGCATGCTTTACTTCGAGCCGGCACTTCTGCGCGATGTTGCGGGTGAACTGGTAGCGCAGGGACCAGCCGGCGTGCCGCATCAGATGATTGAATTGACGCAGCCGGTCGCTCACGATCCTGTATTGAACGCCCTGTTCGATCGGCTGTTCCTGGTGTCCGTTACGGTAGCCGGCCCCGGCGATGCACTGGCGCGCGAAACGGCGCTGCTGCATATGCTCGGGCATCTCGCGCGGCGCCACACTACGTTGAGGTACGTTTCGCCGCGCGACGTGGCGACTCCGATTGCGCGCGCCAGGGCCCGCATCGACGATGATCCCGCAGCACAGCTTACGCTCGCGGAGCTGGCCGCAGAGGCGGGCATGAGCCGCTTTCAGTTATTGCGCAACTTCGCGCAAGCGCTAGGGCTGCCGCCGCATGCGTACCGTATGCAGCGGCGCGTTGTGCTGGCTCGTCAGCTGATTGCGCGTGGCACTGCGCTTGCCGAGACGGCGGCTGCCGCGGGATTTGCGGACCAGAGTCATATGACGCGTGCATTCGTGCGTTTGCTCGGTGTGACGCCGGCTAACTACGCCGCGGCGATCCGCTAGCGATCCGTTCGGCGTCTCGCGAGGGCCACATGGCCCGTGTTCGCAGCGTTCTCTCCTTTCTTTTGCATGCGGCGGCGCGCGGGGCGATCTGCGCGCGTCAACACGCAGTACGCTGCAATTTCGTTCAAGACCGCCCGCTGCGCGACTTCTAAGCTGGCCGCTCATTCAATCATGAACGGCGGCAGAATGAATTCGCGTTACGTCGGCTATCTGTTTTGCGGTCTGGCGATGATCGGTGTCGGCAGCACGGTCGTGGTCAGCAAGACGATCGCGGCCGGGCTGCCGCCGTTTTCGGCCACTGCGTTGCGTTTTGCGATCGCGTTTCCTGTGTTCCTGCTGGTGATGCGCGTGCGCGGTGTGCGTTGGCCGTGCCTTGCATGGCGAGACGTGTTGCTGCTGATCGCGCAGGCAGGTGCGGGCAGCGTCGGCTACACGGTGTTTCTGATCAGCGGCATGAAGCTCGCTTCGGCAGCGGATGCCGGCGTGATTGCGGGCACTCTTCCGGCCGTGTCGGCACTCGTGGCGATGCTGGCGCTCGGCGAGCGTCCAGCGCCTTCGCTCGTCGGCGCCATTATTCTGGCGACATCAGGCGTGCTGGTGTGCACCGTGCGGCTGGGCGAGCTTGGTGTCCCGCGTGCAGCGAGTTCGTTAGCGGGGAATGCACTGGTGTTTATCGCGATCGTGTGCGAAGCGCTATTCATTCTGCTTAACCGCAAGCTGCGCACGCCGGTGGCGGCGCTGCCGCTGTCCGCATTGATGAGTGGAATAGGCTTCGCGGTGGCAATCGTACCAGCGGCCTTTGAGCACGCATGGCGTCTGCCGTTCGATGCAGCCGCGCTGGCGGGCGTTGTCTATTACGCCCTGGTGCCGACGGTTGGCGGGTTCGTGCTGTGGTATGCGGGGGCCGCCCGGATCAGCGGCGCGGAAGCTGGCCTCATGACGGCGCTCGTGCCTATTAGCGCCGTGGTGATGGCGGCGGTGTTTCTACGCGAGCCGGTGACGGGTGCGCAGCTTACCGGGGTGGCGTGTGTACTCGGCGCGGTTTTGCTTGCGACGATGGGGCACCTGAAGCGCGCACCGCGTCGCACAGCGTGACGCGGCGTACCTGGCTGCGGCTTTGATCGCGGGTCTGAGCGCCGATCCCACGACGGAACTTTGCGAGCACCTAGGTGCGTGCTCAGGTATTCGACACTGCCACGACACCAGGATGGCCGACGATCGACAGGAATTCCCGACGCGTGGACGGATCCGTGCGAAATGTGCCGAGCATGCGCGAGGTGACCATCGTGACGCCGGCCTTGTGCACGCCGCGTGTCGACATGCATTGATGAGCCGCTTCGAGGATCACGCCGACCCCGGCCGGTTGCAGTACTTCATTGAGCGTATCGGCGATCTGCACAGTCATCTTCTCCTGGATCTGCAGACGCTTGGCGAACGCATCGACGAGCCGCGCCAGCTTCGAAATCCCCACTACGCGATGGCCCGGTAAATAGGCGACATGCGCACGACCGATGATCGGCACCATGTGATGTTCGCAATAGCTTTCGAAACGGATGTCTTTCAGCACGATCATCTCGTCGTAGCCATCCACCTCGGAGAACGTACGAGCGAGCAGTTCGCGCGGATCGACCGAATAGCCCGCAAAGAACTCTTCATAGGAGCGCACGACGCGCGCCGGCGTATCGAGCAGTCCTTCACGTTGCGGATCGTCGCCGGCCCAGCGCAATAACACGCGTACGGCATCTTCCGCCTCTTCACGCGTCGGGCGGCCAAGGGCTTCGCTTTGTTTGGTCTTCTTTGCCTTGCTGGTCATCCTTCACTCCTGTGAGGTCGCACGTCTACCAGGTCCGACCGGTACCGGTCATTGTTCCATGTTTTGCGATGCGGTGTGCAAGGCTGCAGCTTTATAACCGTGAGCGCTGGTCCGCGGCACCGCAATGCGCCGGCTATTTCGGCCACTCGTCCATGGCGTCGTTAAAGAGTTCGGCGACGACACTACGCAGCCAACTCGCACGCGGGTCGTTATGAAACTTGCGATGCCAGTGCTGCTTCAGATCGAAGCGCGGCAGTTCGAGCGGCGGTTCGACGAGCATGATGGAGGCATGTTCGGAGACGTACGCAAAGCCGATTGCATGCGGCACTGTGGCGATCAGGTCGGTGCGCGCGAGAATGAACGGCAAGCTCATGAAATGCGAAGTTTCGAGCACCGCGCGGCGCCGGATGCGTTTTTTCTCGAGGAATTGCTCGAGGACTTCCTGACTGCGTCCTTCGGCACGCACGACAGCATGTCCACATCCGATGAACTGCGACAGCGTCAACGGTTCGCGCGCGAGCGGATGATCGCTGCGCATCAGACAAATGAAGCGATGCGTGAAGAGGCGTTGCTGAAAGAAGTTGTTCCCTGAGAGGTCCGGGAAGTAGCCGACCGCCAGATCCACGTCGCCTGATTCGAGACCGCGCTCGATTTGCGAAGGCGGCAGTGAGACCGAGCGGAGATTCGCGCGTGGTGCGCGTTCGGCGAACATTTGCAGCAGACGCGGCAGAAAGACGATTTCGCCGACGTCGGAGAGAGCGATCGAAAACGTCTGGGTGGTAGTGGACGGCTCGAAGTCCTGCGCGTCCAGCATGCCTTGCTCGATGCGCAGCAGTGCCTCGCGCGCCGCGGGAATCAGCGCGAGAGCACGCGGCGTCGGTTCCATGCCGCGCGAAGTGCGCACGAACAGTTGATCGCCGAAATACTCGCGCAGCCGGCCAAGCGCCGTACTTACGCGTGGCTGGCTGACGCCCAGACGCTCCGCGGCGCGGCTCACGTTGCGGGTTTCCTCCATCGCAACGAGGTAGGGGATCAGGTTGAGGTCTAGTTCGGGCATGCCGGCAGCGCAAGGGAGTATCGGTTTAACGCATATACCTTACTCCTTAAATCGCGCTGGCGGATATTGGGGAAAGCGCCGAAGGGGCCGTTTGCCACTCGCGTAGCGCATGCCTTACCTCGTCGACGACGGCATCCCATTCTCCCAACCGACGTTGCCGGAACAGGCGCATTGATGGATACCAGGGGCTATCTGTTCTGTCCGTCAGCCAGCGCCAGTCCGCGCAGGCGGGTATAAGCGTCCACACGGGCAAGCCCGCGGCTCCGGCAAGGTGGGCAACGGAGGTGTCTACCGTAATGAGCAGATCGAGCGTTTGAAGTATCGCGAGCGTATCGGTGAAGTCTTCGATTGCGGGGCCTAACGTGTGCACGTCGAAGTCATTGCCGAGACGTTCGCTCTCGCGTTCGCGCTCGCCTTTCTGCACGGAATACCATCTGACCTGCGGGAGGTTGAAGAGCGGCTTTAGCGCCTCGATCCGGATAGACCGGTAACGGTCGAGAGCGTGGGTCGCGCTGCCTGCCCACACCACGGCGATATGTTTGCCTCCTTCGCTCATCTTTCGCGATGACAGGGCATCAATGTAGCCCTGCCAATAGCGAAACTTGTGAGGCGTCGTGGTGAGATACGGCATCGCAACGGGGAGCATGGGCAAGCTGAGTTTCATGCGCTCTGGAATCCTTAGCATATGACTCCAGTAGTCGTAAGGTCCGGGAGGTACGGTAGTCCATACGGTTCGCACGTTCGTCATGCTGGCGGCTAGCCTTGCTATGGGCTCGCTTACCAGCACGTCGACGATTGCTCGTTGTTGATGCAACCATTCAGCAAACCGGATGAACTGGATTTCATCGCCACGTCCTTGTTCACCAACCAGCAGGAATAGACGTCCCGCAACCGATTCACCCTGCCATTCAGGAAACGGTGGACGGACCAATTCTTTCTCCCGGCCGGGGATTTTGTAGAACCATCCGTATCGCTGCCAGCCTTCTTCGAACTCGCCCAATCCAAGTTGCACACCGGCCAGTTGAAATTGCATATATGGGTTATCCGGCATAAGCCGCGCAGCCTCCATACTGTGTGGCCGGCTTGCGGCGAGGTCACCCTGCATGCCGAGTGCGCGCGCTGCGTTGTGGTGCAGTAAGGGATGGCGTGGATCGATGGCGAGTCCCTGTGTCGCAACGCTGTATGCGTCGCTGAAATGATCGTTGGTGTTCAATACGAACGACAGCGATTTGAGCGCCTCGGCGTCGCGGGCAAAGCGGGTTCGGATCTGCGCGGTCGCCAAGTCGAGCTGACTGGTACGGTTTGTCTTTGCCAGTGCTGCAATCAGATCAAGGCCGTCCTGCAGGCAGGATGCATCGAGCGTCCATGCGCGCAACCAGTAATCGGCGGCGTCATCGATGTGGCCGATTTGCGCGCTGATTCGGGCCAAGGCACGAATTGCATGATTCAACGCTGGCTCGATTTCAAGGGACTTTTTGTAGTGGGTGATTGCCTCGCTAAAGCGGCCGGACAACCGCAGGCTGTCAGCGAGGTTCCTGTGAAGGCTGGCGGTGCTGCCGCCCAATGCGATCGCGCGACGATAGAACGCGTCGGCGCAAACGATGTCTCCCTGCAACGCCGCGAGCAGGCCGGCGTGCTCCCACAGATCGGCGCGGTCAGGGGCGACTTGCAGCGCCTGTTCAAGATAGCCGCGCGCCTGGTTCATGTCGTTCGCATGCACGCAGGCGAGTCCCATCAGATGCAGCGCGTGCACATGGCGCGGGCTGATGGCGAGCACTTTGCGGTAACCATTCATCGCCTCGGTGAAACGCCGCGCGGCAAAGTCAGTGTCGGCGAGTGCGACAAGCGCCTCCACGTCCAGGGTTGCGTCGACGTTGTTGTTAGGCGGATGGTTGAGCTGCAAGATATTTTGTCTCTATGATGAATTGTGGTTCGATCTGGCTCATTCAATTTGGTTAGTTAAGAATCCTGATGAAGTGAGATACGTGAGATACGGATCGTGTGTCCTGAATCACTTACCCCAACCGTCAGGAACTCAAAACCACGTGGACATCGAAGATCGCCAGATCAAGATATTGAATATCCTGAGCAGGTTAAACAAGCGGGGACTTCTTTTCTTTCGTCAGAATTTTTACCGGGCGGGTGGGATAAAAGCGGATCATGGATAGCCCCGCCTTGACAAGCGCAAGCAGCAGCTTTCATAATGCGCCAATGCGTTCGCTAAACGAATCAGTGTTCGTATACCGAACAAATTTGCGAACAAACTGCGTGTTGATCGAATCCGGTCGGCGCGCCATGACCAGGACGTGGAGACCGTCCCGCAAACCGTTCCGCGTGGTTCGCCAGAGCAGGCGTGCCGTGACGGCGCGAGCGGCACGGTACGGCGCGTCCCTTAGGGAATTCGACATGATCAACAAGATTTTCGAGTCACTTCAGTCGGCGGTCGCCGATGTGCACGACGGCGCGACCGTCATGATCGGCGGTTTCGGCACGGCCGGTATGCCGTCCGAACTGATCGACGCGCTGATCGAGCAAGGCGCGCGCGAGCTCACCATCGTCAACAACAATGCCGGCAACGGCGACATCGGCCTGGCCGCGTTGCTGAAGGCCAGGCGCGTGCGCAAGATCATCTGCTCGTTCCCGCGCCAGACCGATTCCTATGTGTTCGACGCGCTCTACCGCGCCGGTGAGATCGAACTCGAACTGGTGCCGCAGGGCAATCTCGCCGAGCGTATTCGCGCAGCAGGTGCGGGTATCGGCGGCTTCTTCACTCCGACCGCGTACGGCACGAAACTCGCGGAGGGCAAGGAAACGCGCCTGATCGACGGCAAGCATTACGTGCTCGAGTCGCCGCTGCATGCGGATTTCGCGCTGATCAAGGCTTTCAAGGGCGACCGCTGGGGCAATCTGGTGTATCGCAAGACGGCGCGTAACTTCGGCCCGATCATGGCGAGCGCGGCGAAAACTGCGGTTGTGCAGGTGTCGAAAGTGGTGCCGCTCGGCGAACTCGATCCGGAAGTGATCGTCACCCCCGGCATTTTCGTGCAACGCGTGATCGAAGTGCCGCAAGCCACGCATGAAGCAGAGCTCGCATCCGCGACCGCAGCCTGAGGAGACCCGACATGAAAAAACTGACCCGCGATGAAATGGCGAAGCGCGTCGCTCAGGACATCCCTGAAGGCGCGTATGTGAACCTCGGTATCGGCGTGCCGACGCTGGTGGCCAACCACCTCGCTGCAGACAAGGAAATCTTCCTGCACAGCGAAAACGGTCTGCTCGGCATGGGCCCGGCACCGGCAGCTGGCGCGGAAGACGACGAACTGATCAACGCCGGCAAGCAGCACGTCACGTTGCTGACGGGCGGTGCGTACTTCCACCATTCGGACTCGTTCGCGATGATGCGCGGCGGCCACCTGGATTTCTGCGTGCTCGGCGCATTCCAGGTATCGGCCAAGGGCGACCTCGCGAACTGGCACACCGGCGCGCCGGATGCGATTCCGGCAGTCGGCGGCGCAATGGATCTGGCCATCGGCGCCAAGCAGGTGTACGTGATGATGGAGCACCTGACCAAGCAGGGCGAGAGCAAGATCGCTGCCGAGTGCACCTATCCGGTCACAGGCGTGGCCTGCGTGGATCGCATCTACACCGACCTGGCGATGATCGACGTCACCGCAGACGGCCTCGTGGTGCGCGAGATTTTCTCGGACATCGATTTCGACGCGCTGCACAAACTGACCGGCGTGCCGCTGATCGACGGCACCCAGGCGGCACGCGCTGCGTGAGCTCGGCGCGGCATTGGCGACAATGGTGTAACGTGTCTCGCGTGTCCATTGTTTCCGAAGGCCGCGCGTGCTCCGCTTGCGCGTAGATTCGGACGCGGACGATATCCTTTCTCCGTTTTTTTCAATTCACCATGCTCGAAGCCAGCGCCCGTCTGACCGGTCTCATCTGCGGCACGCAGCCAATGAACGATGTCTGGTCGCCCCGCGCCACGCTGCAAAGAATGCTCGATGTCGAAGCGGCGCTCGCGCGGGCCTCGGCGCAGCACAACGTCATTCCGCAATCGGCGGTGGCCGCGATCGAAGCGGCTTGCCAGGCCGATCAACTGGATGCCGACGCGCTCGCACGCGACGCGGCTCTCGGCGGTAATCTGGCCATTCCGCTCGTCAAGCAACTGACTGCGCGCGTGAAGGCGGCGGACGCGGAAGCGTCGAAATACGTCCACTGGGGCGCGACGAGCCAGGACATCATCGATACCGCGACCGTCCTTCAACTGCGCGACACCTTCGATCTGCTCGGCCCGCATCTGCAATCTACCTGTGCGGCGCTCGCTGTGCTTGCCCGCACCCATCGCGCGACGCCAATGATCGGTCGGACCTGGTTGCAGCAGGCTTTGCCGATTACGCTGGGTCTGAAATTCGCGCAGTGGCTCGATACGTTACTGCGTCATCAAGAACGGCTCGATGCGTTGCGCCCTCGCGTGCTGGCACTGCAATTCGGCGGCGCGGCCGGCACGCTTGCGAGTCTGCGCGACGCAGCGCCGGAAGTAACGCAAGCGCTAGGCAAAGAGCTGGGCCTGAGCGTGCCCGCGGTGCCGTGGCACACGCAGCGCGACCGTATCGCCGAAACGGCCTCATGGCTCGGCATGCTGATCGGCACGCTTGGCAAGATTGCTCGCGACATCTCGCTGCAGATGCAAACCGAACTCGGCGAACTGGCCGAACCGGCCGCGGCGGGCAAGGGCGGTTCGTCGACGATGCCGCATAAACGCAATCCCGTCGGCTGCGCGGCCGTGCTAACCGCCTCGGCGCGCGCGCCGGGGCTCGTCGCTACCGTGCTTGCAGGCATGGTGCAGGAACACGAGCGTGCCCTCGGCGGCTGGCAGGCCGAATGGGATGCGTTGCCCGATCTCGCGCGGCTCGCAGGTGGGGCGCTTGCCAACATAGAACAGATCGTGAGCGGTCTCGACGTCAATGTCGAACGGCTCGCGAGCAACCTCGAAGTCACGCATGGTCTGATCCTCGGCGAATCGGTGATGCTTGCGCTGGGCGATCGCATCGGCCGGCTCGACGCGCATCATCTGGTAGAGCGGGCTTCGAAAGCAGCGGTGCAATCGGGGCAAACGCTCTTCGACGTCCTCGCTGCCGATACCGCAGTCACCGAACATCTTCCGGTCGAGCAACTGCAACGCCTGCTCGATCCGGCTCAATACGTCGGCCAGGCACACGCCTATGTAGACGCCGTGCTGGCTCTTCACAGCGAGCGCGCTGGCCGCGCACCTTCCCAGGAGTAACGGAATGCCCTACGCCGCAGTCAACGGCATCGAGCTTCATTATCGGATCGACGGCGACCGTCATGGTCACGCGCCGTGGATCGTGCTGTCGAATTCGCTTGGCAGCGATATGTCGATGTGGGCGCCGCAAGTCGCCGCGCTATCGAAGACGTTTCGCGTGTTGCGCTACGACACGCGCGGCCACGGTCATTCGGAAGCGCCGAAGGGGCCGTACACGATCGAACAGTTGACGGGCGACGTGATTGGCCTGATGGATACGCTGAAGATCGCCAAGGCGAATTTTTGCGGCCTCT
The sequence above is drawn from the Paraburkholderia phenazinium genome and encodes:
- a CDS encoding short chain dehydrogenase, which produces MKKIVVIGATGTLGQAVSAELKARHEVIEVGATRGQYRVDSTDPASIEKLFREIGKVDGVVTTTGKVHFGPLPEMTIEQFWVGLRDKLMGQINVVLAAQQYVNDGGSFTLTSGILAEEPIREGANATTVNLALEGFVRGAAIELPRGIRINLVSPTVLTESMGGYAPYFRGFEPVTAQRAAQGYLRSVEGAQTGRVYRIGS
- a CDS encoding DUF3005 domain-containing protein — encoded protein: MNSNVTDTTRKPGTGGPSSTELHNDRTHDSTVDTDGKNLEAARLAGHSPIGPDEVTTTNATLVNSVPEAGDGLGGFDSRVGGNRLLLALEPGYTVIDKGMVGPQSAYDEDHQFDDPRPVGSRQDRGRIHYALNHMRPTRVIELQRRTKE
- the epsC gene encoding serine O-acetyltransferase EpsC produces the protein MSNRPSHNWGLEQIVADLRESREQLHRTRHPLGIRDLPSREAVGSIVTGLRAALFPTHYGAPDLTDETVDYYVGHTLESTLRLLAEQIRRALRFLPEHAETPETELGERAFEVAREFGTQLPGIRALLVSDIQAAFTGDPAAQHITEILLCYPGVWAMTHHRLAHALHRLGVPLLARFINEIAHSATGIDIHPGAQIGPSFFIDHGTGVVIGETAVIGERVRVYQAVTLGAKSFAADVDGTLVKGNARHPVVEDDVVIYAGATILGRVTIGRGSVIGGNVWLTHSVPPGSSVSQGKIREGDRKDDGGR
- a CDS encoding AraC family transcriptional regulator; translated protein: MPRCAIAGVEATIAETAHAFPRHSHDRFGVGVIVRGGHRSASGRGVVEARMNDAIMVNPGEVHDGSPLDERGRAWRMLYFEPALLRDVAGELVAQGPAGVPHQMIELTQPVAHDPVLNALFDRLFLVSVTVAGPGDALARETALLHMLGHLARRHTTLRYVSPRDVATPIARARARIDDDPAAQLTLAELAAEAGMSRFQLLRNFAQALGLPPHAYRMQRRVVLARQLIARGTALAETAAAAGFADQSHMTRAFVRLLGVTPANYAAAIR
- a CDS encoding DMT family transporter codes for the protein MNSRYVGYLFCGLAMIGVGSTVVVSKTIAAGLPPFSATALRFAIAFPVFLLVMRVRGVRWPCLAWRDVLLLIAQAGAGSVGYTVFLISGMKLASAADAGVIAGTLPAVSALVAMLALGERPAPSLVGAIILATSGVLVCTVRLGELGVPRAASSLAGNALVFIAIVCEALFILLNRKLRTPVAALPLSALMSGIGFAVAIVPAAFEHAWRLPFDAAALAGVVYYALVPTVGGFVLWYAGAARISGAEAGLMTALVPISAVVMAAVFLREPVTGAQLTGVACVLGAVLLATMGHLKRAPRRTA
- the folE gene encoding GTP cyclohydrolase I FolE; this translates as MTSKAKKTKQSEALGRPTREEAEDAVRVLLRWAGDDPQREGLLDTPARVVRSYEEFFAGYSVDPRELLARTFSEVDGYDEMIVLKDIRFESYCEHHMVPIIGRAHVAYLPGHRVVGISKLARLVDAFAKRLQIQEKMTVQIADTLNEVLQPAGVGVILEAAHQCMSTRGVHKAGVTMVTSRMLGTFRTDPSTRREFLSIVGHPGVVAVSNT
- a CDS encoding LysR family transcriptional regulator encodes the protein MPELDLNLIPYLVAMEETRNVSRAAERLGVSQPRVSTALGRLREYFGDQLFVRTSRGMEPTPRALALIPAAREALLRIEQGMLDAQDFEPSTTTQTFSIALSDVGEIVFLPRLLQMFAERAPRANLRSVSLPPSQIERGLESGDVDLAVGYFPDLSGNNFFQQRLFTHRFICLMRSDHPLAREPLTLSQFIGCGHAVVRAEGRSQEVLEQFLEKKRIRRRAVLETSHFMSLPFILARTDLIATVPHAIGFAYVSEHASIMLVEPPLELPRFDLKQHWHRKFHNDPRASWLRSVVAELFNDAMDEWPK
- a CDS encoding tetratricopeptide repeat protein, translated to MQLNHPPNNNVDATLDVEALVALADTDFAARRFTEAMNGYRKVLAISPRHVHALHLMGLACVHANDMNQARGYLEQALQVAPDRADLWEHAGLLAALQGDIVCADAFYRRAIALGGSTASLHRNLADSLRLSGRFSEAITHYKKSLEIEPALNHAIRALARISAQIGHIDDAADYWLRAWTLDASCLQDGLDLIAALAKTNRTSQLDLATAQIRTRFARDAEALKSLSFVLNTNDHFSDAYSVATQGLAIDPRHPLLHHNAARALGMQGDLAASRPHSMEAARLMPDNPYMQFQLAGVQLGLGEFEEGWQRYGWFYKIPGREKELVRPPFPEWQGESVAGRLFLLVGEQGRGDEIQFIRFAEWLHQQRAIVDVLVSEPIARLAASMTNVRTVWTTVPPGPYDYWSHMLRIPERMKLSLPMLPVAMPYLTTTPHKFRYWQGYIDALSSRKMSEGGKHIAVVWAGSATHALDRYRSIRIEALKPLFNLPQVRWYSVQKGERERESERLGNDFDVHTLGPAIEDFTDTLAILQTLDLLITVDTSVAHLAGAAGLPVWTLIPACADWRWLTDRTDSPWYPSMRLFRQRRLGEWDAVVDEVRHALREWQTAPSALSPISASAI
- a CDS encoding 3-oxoacid CoA-transferase subunit A, with protein sequence MINKIFESLQSAVADVHDGATVMIGGFGTAGMPSELIDALIEQGARELTIVNNNAGNGDIGLAALLKARRVRKIICSFPRQTDSYVFDALYRAGEIELELVPQGNLAERIRAAGAGIGGFFTPTAYGTKLAEGKETRLIDGKHYVLESPLHADFALIKAFKGDRWGNLVYRKTARNFGPIMASAAKTAVVQVSKVVPLGELDPEVIVTPGIFVQRVIEVPQATHEAELASATAA